Sequence from the Canis lupus baileyi chromosome 24, mCanLup2.hap1, whole genome shotgun sequence genome:
CGGGACAGTCTTCCTCTCGGGTCGCTTCCTGAGCCCCACACGTGTAGTTGGTCACGAGGTCTTGAAAGGGCTCCCTCTCGTTAGCATCCTCACATCCAAGAACCGGTAACTTCAGATCCCGAGGATCCCCCAACAGTTAACAGAATATTCCCCAAAGAACCCATCACGGCCATGGAGCGGACACCTTCCGCTCTGTACAAAGGTGCTTCCCCAGCTCCGGGGTCTGAGTGGGCACTGCCACCCACTGTCCCAGCGGCAGCCTGGCCACGGCTGGCAGGTCGGGGGGCACACGGGGCCAGCTACAGCCAGCACTGTCAGGaccctggccccacctggcccgaGAAGCCCGTGGCAGGGGAAGTGGGGGGACGGCCCCCTCGAGGGtcccagagcctggggccagcTGTCCTCTGTTCACCTGTCCTTCCAGCCTGCCCACAAATCCCCGCTTCCACTCACAGGCTCTGGTGCGTAAGCTGCCTCCCGTCCTCACTGAGGAGTCTCCTTACCCTCAGCTGGGTCTCCAAGCAGCCCCAGGGGTTCCGGCCCAGCTGTGCCTCACCTTCTCACGTTCCACCCCTTGGCTGGCAGCTGGGCCTGACGTCAAGTGTGGCATAACTCCacggcatttcttttttttaagatttatttatttattcatgagagacacagagagagaggcagagacacaggcagagggagaagcaggctcccagcgggcagcccgatgtgggactcaatcccgggatcatgacctgagctgaaggcaggcgctccaccgctgagccccccaggcgtcccacagcATTTCTAAATGTGCCAGAGATGGGCACACGAGGCCCCATGATCAAGGCAAGGAGGTAGAAAAAATTAGAGGAAGTGTGTTTTTGCCACTGTCAATGAAGACACATGACTGACAACGGCAAGAGTCCGCACACGCACAGGACAAGCGGATGCTGCTGTCTCCTACCGTACTCGCCGCTTCCCCATGGGGATGGCCGAGGCGCAGCGAGACAAAGGGGGAGAAGGTGCAAATTCTGTCTCTGAGCCTCATGGCACCAGGAAGCTGCAGCTTCTGTGAAGGCAAAAGGTGGTCCAGGGCACAAATGCCTAACGGGTCTAACCGCGTGTGTCACACACACGGGGATTAGCACTCACACAGCTGCTGGGACAGACTCGCCCGGGATTCTAAGGCTCACACAGAGCTCCCCACTGCAGCCATGGAGTTCCCGTGCTctggttccccttcctccacctcgGGCCACCCCCTCCTGCTGACAAGCAGAGGCCCAAGAACCAGGAGCCATGTCAGGGACCAAGGGCCTCGTCTGCCGACAAAGAAGGAGGCCCGACAGGTGAGGGGGGTTGGGCGGGGCCCACAGCTCCTTGGTGACACTCAACACAGGGGTCACTGCAGGGTCGCTGCGGGTCTGAGCCCCAGCCAGCCCCGACGCAAAACGGCACAAGCCACACAGGGCTGTTGAAAACCTCAACGGATGAGGACTGTAGGGTAACCCCAAAGAATTCACCCCCACACCTACCTGCTCCCCAGACACTTGTGGGCCTGTTCTGAGAAACCCACTTAGCAAACAGTAGAAACCGCTCGTGAATTAAGCTAAGCACCAAGAAAGCCGCTCTCAGAAGGCAGAGAGTGCGCAGCTCGCCTGTGAGGCAGCCTGTGCTTTGGGGCCCCGAGCCTCAGAGGAAGGGGCTTCCGACACAGCAGACCACACCTGTCCTGTCCTGTCTGGCAGGGACACTGGGCCGTAACCCGCTCTCGTGTGGGCCCAGGGCAGCTTGCCAGACTAGTtctcccagggcagggcaggagcacCGTCTAAGTGACAGACTGGAAGCCCGCACAGCACTCACGGGGACGCAGCAGAGGTGAGGGCTCCTCCAGGTTAGACCTTCATCTCTCTTCGGGCTACCAGGTGATGCTGTCGAGCGCGTTGTCCCGGGGGAGGTCAGCATGTGCTGAGCATCTACTCAGTGGCCCTGCTCATCTCTAAGATATGCGGAGCGCTGTAGTCCTGTGGCATGGGCGCTTCCTGGCCGAAGAAAACACTCTTCACTTTGACATCGACATGAAATAGAAATCTTAGTTTTTACAGCCATTATCTATAGCTGAGCTGGGCCAAAAAGAAAGTCAAAAATACCTTTTTCTCCCTTAGGTGTTACATCCTCTTTGAAATGGCCCAACATACACATTTCTCACAAGGAAGGCACCTCCGTCAGGGTCATTATCTAGCTGTCTTGAGTCTTCAAGCCTCGGGTCTCGCAACAGCAGCTGCTCTAGTGCTAGGGCAGGTGACCCGAGGCCCAGCTTGGGGGAGCGGGGGGGACCGTGCCAGGCGCATCTGCCCAGAGTAAGGTCTGACCAGCGTGCTGTGAGGAGGGCCACGTGCACACCCGACACCGCTGTCTAGCCCACACTTTGCAGGGGGTGAGCCCTCACAATTACTCGATACTGCATACGGGGAAAAGAGCGTAGTGTGTACTTGTAGGCTGACAAGTGTTTCACTCTCcatgccaacacacacacacccacacgtAAGCACAGAGACTTTCAGGGATTGTAACATTTGCTTGAAAATTCAAGAATTAAAATTACCCTGCAATGACGgcatcactttttcttttaattgaaggACAAAAGTTGGTCACATTTAGAGATTAGCGGGCCTCATGCAGATATTTAAAACCATCCTTCTCTTTCTTGGTAACCACCTCCTAATTTCTAGTAATGTCCACAAGTTCTTTAGAGCCATCTGAAATTGTCCTTTGCGGAGCTCCACCACAGCAGTACAGTGCAGGCGTGAGCACACGCGCACACGCGCCCCTGGACGGCGTCTCACTGGATGTCATCATCATCAAACAGATCTTCAAAATCTAcgtaaacaaacaaaactacacGTTAACTAAGCACAAAGgtaaactaagaaaataacttcaaaatgaaTTACATAATcatccaaaatacagaaaaaacagTAAACAATCCAAATAAACGAGCTTTTCCAGACTCCATTTTATCCAGCAGAGGTCATACTGTCCTAGGGGCAGAGTAGTGCAGAAAGCGGCACCTTTAACCTATTTAGGTGACAATCTTAAGAAAATGCACACAGGCGGAGGCGAGGCCACTGAAGGCTGGCAGGCACTGGACGCCGCGCAAGCACGGGAACGCAGAGGGCAGGCGGGAGGAAGGTGCtagaactgagccacccaagaatgGTCGTCTTTAAGGGAGTCCAACCAACGGTCCCGCCTGAGAGACGGTCTGAGCCCTTTGTGCTGGAAGAAGCACCACACACTTGCGGCGTTCCGCTTACTGGGATGGGTCCCCTGCCTCAGCACTGGAGGACGCTGGATTCTCTTTGTCTATGGGTTTCCTAAACCCTCTACCACTGGCAGGCCTTGCTCTCACGACGGGGAAAGGAAACTAAGGGTCTCCTCATAGTCCCATGTTCAAACGGTGCAGGACAAACAGCTGGAAAGAGGTGTGGAGGGTCCCAGCCGCCTCTGCTCAGCAatgacacgggggtggggggggtgtcccAGTGCAGCAGGGCTGACTCCCCGTCCCACAGCTCTGCACctttctccccagcccccagccccagctcacacccccgcccccagagaAACTGCCCTCACAGCTGCCCCCCCCTCGTGCCTGGCCTACCATACAGTGAGTGAAGAGAGCACGCCCCAGGGGCCAGGGGGCAGAAGCCCCACCCTAGGCACTCCCGGCTAGTAAGCAGCTTCCTGAACACAGGGCACTGGCACAGCCTGACGGCCACGTGCTCCCTCCTCGTGAACTGTCGGTGGGTGGACCGATGCAGCACAAAGTCGTTCTGTGCTCCCTCCCTTTCCAGCCCTGACCAGAGAGAGGAGGGCCCCACGCTGGGCGGCCCAGGTCCCTCCCAGGTACCTTCCTGGCAGAATTAAAGGGCTGTTTTCAGAAACCATGTGCACCTGAACACTGGAACGCAGGCAAGTCTGTAAATCCAGAGGACCCGTGGGACCTTGAGGGAGATTACTGCATGTGATAGCAGGTCGGGTGCTGCTGgagaccaccctgccctgcccgggGAGAGGCCCCCTGAGATCACCTCACATGAGCGGGGCTTTCACATGGTGACTCTGGAGACCTTAGAGAAAGGCTGTCCCGTCCTCCAGGCTGGTGGCAGCCTGGGTGTCGCCTCAGGCGAGTGGCCGGCTCCCCGGGAAGACGGCACCTAAGCAAGCAGCCTGGCTTCTCTTTTTAGGCAACGACTTGCTGAAAAGACGCCAGATAAGAGAACGTGGACTCGGGCTCCAGCGGGGACTGGGCACATCAAAGCAGCACCCTGGATGAAAGAAGGATGATGGAAAACACCACGGGCTCTCCCAAGACGACCTATCTTGTGTCTTAGTAAGAATACAACCTGCAGGAACAGGGCCTTAGGAGACCCGAGGGCAGCAGGAGAAACACCCCCTGTAACGTGGGGAGGCTGTGAGAAGGTGTCACGCCCCCTTGGTTCTTCACTAGTGACTATCCAGGTTCTGGGTAACCAGCATCAAAGCTCTGAAGTACAACGAAGTCCTGCTTTCAGCGACAAGGGCGGGGAGAGCGGGTTGTGGCCGTGAAGGGAGCCCGGGGGCCAGAACCCAGCAACATgacacagggaaggaaggaaaaccagCCGTCTCCTACGGCAGACGAGAAACCCCCCTGGGGTTCCCGCACCCGAGTCTCGGGTCACGACAACAGACCAGCCTCTGCCACGGGCTCAGGAGGCCAAAAGCGTGGCTACAGCGCAAGCTCGACCACCGGAACGCAAGACTGGGTCCAGttttatactttgttttcctCCTGGGAAGCAGGGCTGACTGCCCAGGCTGCGGCGCCGCAAGGTATTCCACTGCCTCACACACCCGACGAACACTCGGGTCAGCCCTGGAATCCCCAACCCCCGCGTCCTCACCATTGAAAAAGTCTGCGTGAACTGCCTTCTCGTTGGCTGCCAAGTCCATCAGGAGCCCGGTGCTACCTCCGGCCTGGAAGGGAAAGGGGACACGGCGTCAGGGCTGCTTTCCGGGAGagcaggaaggggggggggggacagcgCCCTACAGGACCCGGGGCCGCCCTGCAGCAGAGGCAGGCGGGCGAGGGGTGGAGAGGTGCCCCGGTCGGAGCCAGAGTTTCGTTTCAGGCCGAGGAAGTGGGCGAGAGGGGCGGCATCCCAGGGAATTACCTTGAAGGTCCCCTCGGGTCCTCGGGTCTTGGACGCCGTGTGCATCGCATCCCCGGGCTCCCCCTGCGTCTCACACAGCATCCTGCAGCCGCCCTGACCTGCCACCTCCCCGCAAACCCTGGGCGGGGTTCTAGCCCCCTACGGGGCGCCGCAGAGGCCCCGAGTCTGTGCGAACCCTGCGCCGCCGCCTGGGCCCTGGATCGCCCCCCGCTGCTGCGGAGCCTCCACCCACTTCCCTGGGGCCTCCCCGCGGGCCTGGGGTCCCGGCGCCTCGCGGGCCAGCGCGGCCGGGCAGGCGGAGGCCACACGGCGACGGGGGAGGGTCCCCGGGCCGCCCGCTCCCGCCTTTCCCGGCTCCGGAGTCGCCGGGCGGCTGCCCCTGGGCCTTTCCGCGGTCGTTCTCAGGAACCCAAACCCGAGacgtttaagaaaaaaaaaaaaaaaaaaaatcccgggATCCTCCGCCGCCTCTGCCCGCGGCCTCCCGCCCTGCCCCGGGCCACGCAGGCCACCCGCTCCCGGGCCGCGGCCCCTCtcgccccagcccccagcccgccccccgggccgcctCCCAGCGCCGCCCCCGTGTCCCCGGGCGCCCGCCtggccgccgcctcccgcctcACCTCGTCCAGGTCCACGTAGGGCCCGGCGCCCTCGGGGAACATCTCGTCCACCGCCGGCTTCATCTCGCCGCCCGCGCGCCCGGCCCACTTCCGGCCCGCCCGACGCCTCTTCCGGTGCGCGCCGGCCGCGGCGGGTCTAGGCGCCGGAGGACCGCCGACTCTATGGTTCCCTCGGCGCCCGgagcccctcccgcccctgggGCCCCCGCCTGGCCGCCGCCCCAGcctggccgccgccgcctccccgcctcaCCTCGTCCAGGTCCACGTAGGGCCCGGAGCCCTCGGGGAACATCTCGTCCACCACCGCCGGCTTCATctcgccgcccgcgcccccggcccacTTCCGGCCCGCCCGACGCCTCTTCCGGTGCGCGCCGGCCGCGGCGGGTCTAGGCGCCGGAGGACCGCCGACTCTGTGGTTCCCTGGGCGCCCCGGGAGGGACCtgcgcggggaggcggggaggcggggtggCCCCGGGCGCCGACGGCTCGGCCCCGACGGCCCAGCGCGCAGACCGGGCGAAGCCGCGCGCGAACGCGGGGGTCggagggccggggcggggcggggccgggctatcctgcggtcctgggggcggcggggggcgggggacaccgggcgggggggacggggggggaggggacacggggagggggagggcacgGGGAAGGGGGAGGGTACGGGGCGGGGGacacgggggagggggagggggacacggggaaggggaggggacacggggaggggacacgggggaggggagggcacggGGGGGAGGGGACACGGAGAGGGGGAGGGCACGGGGGGGAcacggggggagggggacacggggagggggaggggacacgGAGAGGGGGAGGGCACGGGGGGgacacggggggaggggggacacggggagggggaggggacacgGAGAGGGGGAGGGCACGGGGGGAGGGGAcacgggggaggggaggggacacggggagggggagggcacgggggggaggggacccgggggaggggaggggacacggggagggggagggcacgggggggaggggacacggggaggggagggacacgGAGAGGGGGAGGGCACGGGGGGgacacggggggaggggggacacggggagggggaggggacacggaggaggggggagggcacGGGGCGGGGGACACGGGGAAGGGGGAGGACACGGGGGGGAGGGACACGGGGAAGGGGAGGGcacggggcgggggaggggacaaCGGAGGGGAGAGggcacgggggtgggggcgggaggacGGGGCCGGGAGGGGGATGGACACGGGGCTGGGGGGAGGCGGCGAGGGCGgcgatggggtggggggagcccccGGGGGGAGCCCCGCGGACCGAGGACAGGGGCGGGTGGTGGTGGTCAGGGGGCTCCGGGACTCCCGGGCCCCGCCCGCTGCAGGCACATGCCCGTGGGCCGCTGTGCACCGCGGTGAGCGATCCGTGCGCAGCACACGGAGACCCCGTGACTCTCCAGCACAGACCGCACCTCAGTGGCCAAGTGACCCGAGGAGCCCTTTCTCTGCAGCGGACACAGGAATGGCGAGAAGCCCAGGAAGGGTGCTCCGCCCCCGCAGCCTCGGGGAGATGCCGGAGGATCCACCTGACCTCCCTGGTTTACAACCCGGAGGGggcgaggaggaggagctggggaggggaggggagggcagggccggAGCGGTCAGTCGTGCACCGCCGGGGACTGTGACCCGGAGCAGCAGTGCGGAGCGGGTAGAACCGCCCTGCCAGCCCTGCCAGCCTCGGTGCCACTGGGGGACACACCTAGAGGACGTGGGGGCAGGCTCTGCTCGAGGCACTTGCACCCTGTGGTCAGGGCACCGTCATCCCCAGCAGCTCAAAGGTGGGAGCACCCCGTGCTCACTGACAAACGGGGAGAGCCGGATGTGTCCTCTACCTACTGCGCCCCATACAGAGGCTTCTCATTGACCCGAGGTGGCCGGCAGGGCGTGCGGCTTGTACGCTTGCCCCGGGGAGGCTCACCGCCTGCAGAGCTGCAGAGCTGCCACCCCAGACACCATGCCGGTGGCCTGCctgtcctcccccacctcccccacctccagagTCCCCAGGGCATGTAGCCCGCTTCCTCCCACAGCCCCAGAGGAGTTGGCCACGGAGGAGTAGGCCACGCCTGCGCCCAGGTTTCAGGGACCCTCCCCTTACAGACGGAGGGCACCCAGCCCCTGGCCCTTCCCCACAGGCCAGGCTCCTGCCGCCCTGCTGTGAGCGGCCCTCAGGAGCACGCTGCGGGAAGGGGGGGCGGCAGGGGTCCCAGCGCGGGCGGCCGCTGAGGGTCCGGCTGCTGCACACCTCGGTGACCGAGGGCCGGGGCTCTGGGGTGTGGCCGCCTGGAATCTAGGTCCCGTCAACAAGTCAGGCAGCGCCCTGGTGTCtgtttgcctcagtttcccccctgcACTCCAGGAGACCTGCAGCACCTCCCTCCGAGGGGCTGTGAGTTTAGGTAACAGGGTGACGTGTAAAGCACGGTCCTGAGTCAGGGCCCTGGAGCGCTTGTCACATAAGAAAGGGAACGTGGCCTGACTAGAGCCGTTCTTGAAAGAAAACCCGAAGGCTCGGTGCATCTCAAGTCGGGAATTTATTGAGCATGAGACTGGGGAGCCAGGTGGGCTCAGTCCTGCTGATAGGGGACATGGAACCCCAGGGTGGTCCCCAGGGGGAAGTGAGCAAAGAAGGTGCGTGCCAGGTCCTCAACCTGCGGGTAGGCCCCCAGGGCCTGGAAGTACTGCACGTAGTTCCAGAAGTCGGAAGTGGAGAAAGGCCAGTAGGGCATGGCGGGCGGCTCGGCATAGGGGCCTGAAAGAcacggccgccgccgcctcagTGGCTGCCCCACCCGCCCTGCCCGAGCTGCCCCTCCGTGATGCCTCAGGGCAGGTGGCCGGTGGCCAGCAGTGCCCTGGCAGTGAAGGGGCCCTCCCAGCTGGGAGCCGGGACCTGGGCCACCCCCGGTCCTCTGTGGAAGTACCCGGAGCCTCGTTATCTGGGTGATGGCCTGGGTCTGCCTCTCAGCACtcctggttggggggggggggacagctcAGGGAcaggaaaagggggagggggagggggagggggcggggaatCTGGCTCCCATCCTGGagatgctgggcagggagggaacACCTCGGTGAGGGTGGGGGCACAGCCCGGGGGGGGGCTTTCCCCGGAGACCacagccccagccctggagtccagACGCCACTGCTCTGAGGCAGGACTCAGGTGGGGGGGCCCTGGGGTGAGTCCAACCCGAGGATGAGGAGGCCGAGCAAGCCTAGGACACCGGTCGCGGAGGGTTTGTGTCCCcagggggctggagggcagggccGGGGGAAGAGGCTCCTGACCCTCTGCCTGCATAGCTTGTCCTTGGCCTGACCCAGGCTCCTGCTTCATTGGCTcaggacgggggcgggggggcagcccccacccagcccccacccgGCTCCCTCTTCAGACCCCATCCCACCCAAACACACACAAGGAGAGAACAAGAAGACCATACGATacctccctcctcctgcaccGGCTTGGcccctgcagaggaagaggagggcagtCACCCTGGAGAGCCCCCCAGGCAGGACCCCCCGGCCCCCACACACCCGCTGCCTAGCGGCCAGGGGCACAGCAGCCGCCACTCACCCGCCAGAGGTcccagcaggaggcagagggccaCCCCTGGCACCAAGCAGGCCTTCATCATGCCCACCAGCTGACGAAGCTCCCGTCCACCTGCAGCGGGAGGAGCCAGGGTGGGACCAGGCGCCCGGCAGCGCCCGCTTCTTCCCCCCAAGCCTCCCCACACCGGGCAGCTCCCTGGAAAACGGCTCTGGGAAGAGGTCGGGCTCTGAGGGTTCAGTTCCAGGAGCCTCAGACCGTCGTCCTGAGCCCAAGCCCCGGCCGTCTGGGTCCCTCCCTGTCGCGGCGCCCCCACATCTGCCCCTGCAGGGGTTACCTTGAGCTCCCGGGGCTCACCGCGGCCgcagggggaaggggatgggCTCTGCGGCCCAGCAGGCTCCTCTTTATAAGAGGCCAGGCCGAGGAGGCAGGCgtccccctccaccctccaccctcggGAGCGGAGCCGTCAAACTGAATATTTCATCCGCCACCGCCCGAGGACTGAGGGCTCCTGTGACCCTGCTGGCAGCACGATCTTGAGAGTTCGCTCCTGAGGATCGGATCCAAGGATCAGGCTGGGAGAAAAACACCGCTGCAGAGGCCCCTGCTGGGGTTTTCGGGACTGGAGTCAGCACGGGAACTGGAAGTCAACGCAGTGTCTTGTCCACCGGGAGAGAAACACGTCCTGAGCCTGACACCGGGGCTGAGATGCCCCCTTGCAGGACCAGCGTGATGGCTGAGCTGCCTCGGGGGACCCCTGGGGAGCCACCTGCCGACAGGACACCGCTGAGCAGAGGCCGTGAGGGAAGCGTGGGTGTCCAGTCCCCCCCCACCTCAGACCACAGCGTCCCTGCCGTGATCCAGCCCGTCGTTGGGAAGGCAGGTGTTCCAGCCCCAGGGACGCCGTGGCCCACATCCAGGCTCCGTGGTCAGTGCTCTGATACACCTCGGGGCCCGTCACCCACGGAATCCACGCAGCTGCGGTGCACGGCGTGCCGTCTGGCTGGCCGCTGAGTGGCAGGGGACAGGGCCTAGGTGGCAGATCCAACCAACAAGCCCCTGGTCCCCCCAAGCCTTTGGCCACCTGCCTGGACCGGGGACCACAGGTCTGGCATCTCAGCCTCCTGCGTGGGCAAGTTTTGTGCAAACACAGACAGAGCCACTCGCCGTCACCCTGAGAATCCACTCTCGTCCACGGGGGCCCCTGGCCAACACTCAGTATCACCTCCACCCTAACCCTCCCCATATATGGCCCCTGGGCTGCGGGCAACACAAATGGTCCTATGCAGAGCCTCCTGGGGACACACTTCGCCCCTCAGCTTCTAAGTCACATCTGAGCCTCAGGGTCTCGTCACGGATCTGGAAACAGAGTCACGGGTGGTCCCGAGGAGAATCAACAGCCCCCCGCGGATGACTACTTTGTGGGGGGAACTACAGGTTCTCCAGGCAAGGGGGGCTAACCCgccagagggggaggaagggcgCTTCTGGCAAAGGACACCCTGCAGAATGTCGGGGCTCAGGTCTTCACCTTCAGAATCTCCCCACATGTCCCCATCCAAGTGACGGGGCTCCTTCTTGCCCAACAATACCCGGCCCCCCGCAAAAGATGGCCCCAGAGATCAGGAATTCAACTTGCCTTGTGATGCAGCCACCCACCAGATCAAATCTTCTTGGGTTTGCTTTGTGCTTTTTCAGATACTGGAATCTGTGCTTGCAAGAGATACTGGACTCTTGTAGGGCAGCTGCGTCAGGGTCCCCGGGCCCACCCGGCTCGGGGACCTCGAGGACCCCTGGACTTCCCAGAGGCCGCGCCCCTGCTGGGGCTGGTGcagtgcaggggaggggggagcagggagcagggggcagcTCCCAGGCCCTCCCCGTGGGCTCACACAGGCCACCACTGGGTGTGACGACGTGGGAGGTGCCGTCTGCGGGGGAGCCCGTGGAGCTGCGGCACCCAGGGTACCCGCCGGGGACGGGGCACAGGGTCCCTCTGCCCGCTGGAGACTCGGGTGCTCAGCCTGAACCACGCTGCTCGGGCGATGGCAGCGGCGGGGCCCTCGGACCCCTGAGGGTGCTGGGAGCCCTCCCGGGGGCCAGCCGGGGCGGGGGACGGACCTGCAGGTGGACCCCCCCTCTGCATAGCACAGACGCTTTTTGGCTCTTCACCTGCCCCCTGAGCTGGGAATTTTAAGCCCTGAGCTCCTGATTTTATTTCCCCACACTCTCCGGTTGGCAACCAGCCCCACAGCCCGCACCGCGTATCCCGTCCAGGTGGTCTGTGGCGGGAGCCGCCCGGTCACCCAGAGCCTGGCCCTCTGCAGCCCCTCGGCCGCACGGCCTCCAGCGCCCGCATCCTGCGGACGGCACCGCTGTCAGGCCGAGAACGGATTCCCGATTCCACCCGGAGCCTCGtcccctgggccctcctggctccCGCATGCCGCCCACACGGGGGACGCGGGGTTTGGTGCAGAGCCAGACCTCATACAGCGTGGGGCGCCCGCCGGGCGAGTGGGGCTCCCCTGCCCTCCGCGTGGCCCGCTTGTCTGTGGGGGCGCCGCCCAGCGCCGTGGGGGCTGAGACCTCCGTGTCCGGGGCGGCTGACAGGGCTGGGCAGCGCGCGGGGGGCAGTGAGGACCCGCCGGACGGGCCGCAGAGGGCAGGGGCGCATCGTCCAGCTCCGGCCGCCCCCGATGTGCAACCAATCACTCCTCTGATgtcaggagaaaggaaagagaatgacaaatactgtaTCTTTATAactgtttccttattttaaaaaactacctGAAAAAAACCTGCAAGGAATGAGCAGTGATGGTACTGGGTGGTGGGGCGACGGGtggggtttttcttctttctggacaTACATATATTCcttaatttattacttttatgtaCGGAGGAAAAACCTGTGAAACCACCACCCGTTGCTCCCTGTTACTAAGCATTGTGATCCGCCGCCCTGGGCCAATCCCCCAGGTCTTCCACAACCAAATCACTACCCCACGTTCACCACAGACCTTTTCTCCCTGAGTCCTTCAAGCCCCTCTCCCTTACTGGCCTGTACACACACCTTCCCTGGATCCACCTGGAGGGCCCCACCTGGAGAACTCTACTTGGAGAACCCCACCTAGAGGACCCTACCTGAAAAGCCCCACCAGGGGAACCCCACCTGTAGCACTCCACCTGCAGGACCCCACCTGTAGAGCCCCACCTAGAAGACTCCACTTGGAGAGCCCCACCTGGAGAACTCTACCTGGAGAGTCCCACCTAGAGGACCCCACCTGGAGGGCCCCACTTAGAGCATCCCACCTGGAGAGCCCCACCTGGAGAACCCTACCTAGAGGACCCCACCTAGAGGACCCCATCTGGAGGACCTCACCTGGAGAGCCCCACCTGGAGGACCCCACCTGGAGAGCCCCACCTGGAGGACCACACCTGGAGAGCCCCACCTAGAGGACCCCACCTAGAGGACCCTACCTGGAGAGCCCCAGCAGGGCAACTCCACCTGTAGCACTCCACCTGCAGGACCCCACCTGTAGAGCCCCAC
This genomic interval carries:
- the COPS9 gene encoding COP9 signalosome complex subunit 9; translation: MKPAVDEMFPEGAGPYVDLDEAGGSTGLLMDLAANEKAVHADFFNDFEDLFDDDDIQ
- the OTOS gene encoding otospiralin; translated protein: MMKACLVPGVALCLLLGPLAGAKPVQEEGGPYAEPPAMPYWPFSTSDFWNYVQYFQALGAYPQVEDLARTFFAHFPLGTTLGFHVPYQQD